The Vitis vinifera cultivar Pinot Noir 40024 chromosome 3, ASM3070453v1 region AAGTTCCATATCACGCTGAACTTGCCCACTGTTGCAACTAGATGCCGCTCTTGTTTCCCATTCTCAGTCACCTggaaatacaatataaaatgcAACACATCCATCAGTccaattgctttttttttttttgacgaGTAGTCCAATAGTTTATCTTTGACGACTGGAACTGAAATGAGAAACATGGAGTGTATTCGAAGTTTAAAGAAATTCTAAAAGATCCATGGTGTTttgttaattgaaaaaaaaggcATCACTTGCTCTTTTATAAGAATCCATGTTTGAAGGTGGCAAAAGAAGTATTCAAGTTGCATGCACCCACCTGAGCTATTTTTCTTCTCCCCTACCCTCctcccccccctccccccccccaccccccagCCCCAACAACCccaaaagtgaaaaacaaattatttcagAAGAATAACAAAGTATCTCCACAAATGCTTCCTCAAATCTAGCATTAGAATGTAGAATAGCGTACTTTCATCTCCAGTATATGCAACCACATAATCCAAACAAAAACCAATGTGACATTGATATCCAATAAAAACCACATTCTCGCATCCTTGTAAAGTAAATCTCCCTTAAAGCTGCCTCCAATCACAAATTAACCTAAAAACCAATTAGctcaatcatttttatttggTGAGAAACTATTCATTTCAGTCTTCCAAATTTTCTAAATCAGTTTAgatcaaatatctaaaaaaacCATTCTGGCATATAAGTGAAGCAAATTTCCCTATAAAATTGCCTCCAATCACAAATTAACCtaaatcaattagcccaatcattttttatttagtgaGAAACTATTCACCTCAGTCTTCCAAACTTTCCAAATCAGTTAGATTGAGAGGGGTTCAACAGGTTCAAACTGACAACTGCATCCAAAGGAACAAGTCTAGcaatattctaaaatatccAGTCTTCAAATGGGGAAAAAGGCgtgatttcaaaatattcagGTTGAAACCTATAAAAAAAGACAGGTTGAAGAACCCGAAAAACACTAGCAAAGGacatgatttttcctttttagttaTGCTATTAACAAGAAATGTGATTCTGATAATATGCACAAAGAGTGTGAAAAGAAAAGCTGAAATTGAACAGGATTGCCAACAACAAAAGTGACAATGAATAACCTgcaacaaactaacaaaatatcATGTAAGCTCTTATCAGCCAAATTTAAATGACCAAGATAGAAATGTATGGATCAAGCAAGACATAGCATGAAATATGGAAGACATGAATCAACTTACCCATGAAAATTGGCCACCGTGAAATTTATTATCCACCCCAGCCATATGTGAATCAACAGGAGTCAGCTTCAACAGTCTGGGAGCTGGGATCTTATTTCCCATACGACCACTGAATCCAGTCTTTGTCTTCCCATCCTTGTCAGTGAACGAAGTGCAGATAAGGATCAAAAAAGTGTCTGCTGTACCCAATATCCATTTCCCATCATATGTAACATCAACATGAGTAATAGGTGAGCCAAGCCCCGGGAATGCAGTCTTAGCCTGTCTCATAGAGGTCCTCGAATACAACCTTATCTTCCCATCCAGTGACCCAACAACAATTGAACCATCTCCAGTAGTAGCAAAGCACTGAAAATTTGTCCCTCTAGAGAATTGATGCCCTTGTGTCCAGTGCAATACAGGTGAACTAGCAGTGGTGATATTCTGCACCATCCCTCTCTTCTCCCGCATATCCCATTGGCACAATCTATTATCATCCAATCCCAAAAAGGTTGATTGCGAAGGATCCAATTGTGAACCCTTAGCATCATTTGTAACATCCCTCATGGTAATATCTGTCCCATCCTTCTCAAACTTCCATTCGGTCACAATCTTCCCCGTCTCAATATCAAGCTGGTGAAGCCCTGTTGCATGAGGCTTCCCATCCTTCAATGGGCTCATAAGAAGCATGTTTGTCTCCGCCTTCATCAAAAGCCCCTTCTTTGGGGTTGCACCTCCCTTATACCCCCCATTATCAAATTTGACATGAACCCCCTTTCCATGAATCCCATGGCTAAAATTCTTAACAACCTGAACACCTGAATCACCCACCAAGAAACTATTATCCAATGCCCCCAACGCCAAGCTTTGGATTCCTCCATTTGTGGCTGCCTCCTCAAACTCCTCCATCAAATCATTGGTCGATCTCGCCTGAGGGCTTTTCCACGGCCCCTCCTCGGCATCCTCCCACATGGAATCGTCAGCCACCTCCGGCTTCAACCACCCGATAAAGTCTTTTCCATAAACCTTTACTTTATTCTCCTCCGTCGCCTTCACCCCATACACATTCTCAAACAAGCAATCCTGAAACCGAGTCACAAAACTCCGATAGTCACCATCCCTGAAAAACTTCATCGCCCACACGCCTTTGCACACAAAATCAACCCTCCTCTGCTCCCCAAACATCTTAATTTGCATCTCCGTGGAAACCCTAGCTCGAATCTTCGACCCCACCTTCAACACCCAGAACAACTCACTCCCACTGCCACCACCACCCTCACCGTCATCCTCATCCTCATCACCACCGTCCATTTTACACGTCTTCACGAGGGAATAGAAGGCAATTTTCTCGGAAACAATCCATTTCGCTTTGGGGGCGTTGCCACCGATGTGAAGGTAGAGCTTGACAGCATTGGGCAAATCAGGGCTCTGAGAAGGGTACTTGAGCTTGAGATCCTTGAGCTTCGCATCAACCTCATCAAGAGAAGCTGAGATAGAGGTCGGGGTTAGGGTTTTGCGTTGAGTACCTGAAGAAGAAGTAGGGTGGTCGGAAACGTCGTCGTATTgctcctcctcttcttcttctacttcgtCATCTGATGAATCAGAAAGGTCGAGACCTTCGCGACTGTGTGATCCTCCCATGGTTGGGTTCGATAGAAATGAAGAgccaaatttcaaatattattttcagaGCTTCGTGATCTGAATTCTGAAAATACGGTTAGTTAGTTAGGGTTTTATATATAGACGGTGCAGTCACCGGCTATGCCGGTTGGTGTTCATCACACGCCGCGATTTGCTTCGTGTCCAAGTAATTAGTCGATGCGTGTACGTTCGGTGTGGTCTGATGACGGGCCTAAAGGTTTGGACCAATCGCAGCCaatttttagtaattattttgGAGTTGGGCCATGGTTTATGGCCCAAAGTTGAATTTAGGCTTATATTACGTCGGTTCAAATTTGATGGGAGACCAACTTTGCCATATCGTATGGTCAATGATCAATAGATAAGTGTACGTTCGGTACTGTCTGATGACAGGCCCAAAGGTTTGGCCCAATCCAAACCATTTTTCAGTAGTTGTTTTGGAGGTCGGCCAAGGTTTAAGGCCCAAACTTGAATTTGGGCTTATATTAAGTCGGTTCAAATTTGATGGGAGTCCAACTTTCCTATATCATATGGTCATTCCTATAAAGTCAATACTGATGAATTCAATTTTGTTGTTGTCCAATTTTGCATACTTCCAAATAGAATTGTGCGCTCATATTATAATGTGACATGTGTTACTCCATTTTGTTCTTGGAGGTGACCCCCCCTTATAGGGATGATATTGAATTGAAATGTAAATATTTGTATCAATGATGTTGAAACTACATCATGTTTGGTTAGACAGCGTGacataaaataacaaatatgataatatttcttattctatATTTGGTCAATGATAGgatatgataaattatctcgTTAATTAGCATATCATATGTTTAATCAAATATGAGGTATGATAAGTGATTGAATATattttccaacattttttttatgttcctTTTATATGGATATGttaatcataaactaaaatatGGGATAAAttgtatcataatttttttatcttatttattttaaaaaataaaaaattttgattaaaaattaattttataatttaaaaaacatgtataaaatatattatataataatactaatgtatgtattatttaatacgtgcaaattatttttcatatattgaatagtaaaaaataatttttttataaattccaaatattttaatcataaatattaataaatatataattatctactaaattttaaattgttgaataatttccaaataataCTAGGCATGGGAGAgatttcatatttgttttaataacaaatattagaatataatataatttttatttcaaacaaatatgaaac contains the following coding sequences:
- the LOC100265781 gene encoding protein CYPRO4; translated protein: MGGSHSREGLDLSDSSDDEVEEEEEEQYDDVSDHPTSSSGTQRKTLTPTSISASLDEVDAKLKDLKLKYPSQSPDLPNAVKLYLHIGGNAPKAKWIVSEKIAFYSLVKTCKMDGGDEDEDDGEGGGGSGSELFWVLKVGSKIRARVSTEMQIKMFGEQRRVDFVCKGVWAMKFFRDGDYRSFVTRFQDCLFENVYGVKATEENKVKVYGKDFIGWLKPEVADDSMWEDAEEGPWKSPQARSTNDLMEEFEEAATNGGIQSLALGALDNSFLVGDSGVQVVKNFSHGIHGKGVHVKFDNGGYKGGATPKKGLLMKAETNMLLMSPLKDGKPHATGLHQLDIETGKIVTEWKFEKDGTDITMRDVTNDAKGSQLDPSQSTFLGLDDNRLCQWDMREKRGMVQNITTASSPVLHWTQGHQFSRGTNFQCFATTGDGSIVVGSLDGKIRLYSRTSMRQAKTAFPGLGSPITHVDVTYDGKWILGTADTFLILICTSFTDKDGKTKTGFSGRMGNKIPAPRLLKLTPVDSHMAGVDNKFHGGQFSWVTENGKQERHLVATVGKFSVIWNFQQVKNSSHECYQNQQGLKSCYCYKIVLKDESIVESRFMHDKFAVSDSPEAPLVVATPLKVSSFSISNKR